From a single Nostoc sp. MS1 genomic region:
- a CDS encoding tetratricopeptide repeat protein, translated as MNADYFFNQGLSDNLSREYQRTATAGTKSTNRRADAENYCKRGVTFSRDLKDYQGAIAFFNLAVEIRPNYAEAYYHRANARYCLADFAGAITDYDRALQINPTYAEYYYCRGNTYLAQGDYDRAIADYISTIEFDPLLASNINEDIAHAYYYRGVQNSDRGNYQEAITDLQQALQWHPYFAPAYSIRGNIYYNLGEYCQAITDHERAVQLDPNLAEAYQNRGNAHYALGAYQKAIADYNRTIEINPNQMGAYYNRGVISFCLNDYEQAFADFNQVLKFNPKDAQAYYQRGLIHEARQDYHSALADYNQALQLNPELAIVYGVRANIYRQLGDYPSALADSNRLLELQPNSAAGYCDRATSRRCLGDYRGAIVDYNQALQINPNIAEAYYGRAITHEALQDLIGAIADYTQAIRISPDYAPAYCNRGNARRQLGDAKGGLTDYNQALSINPQLSEAYYNRGSLHYDQKNYRSAIADYTQALQIKPENATYYSDRAHARYALEDYHGAVADYTQAIAINSSYAEDWYNRGRSYLLLGYLEEALADLNQALKFQPHWASAYLLRADILRNRGDYQAAIADFQKSADLYAQEGNMQNHHQIQEIIAGMK; from the coding sequence ATGAATGCTGACTATTTTTTTAACCAAGGATTATCCGATAACTTATCGAGAGAATATCAAAGAACTGCTACTGCTGGCACTAAGTCAACCAATCGGAGGGCTGATGCGGAAAACTACTGTAAGCGTGGTGTTACTTTTAGCCGTGACCTGAAAGATTATCAAGGAGCGATCGCCTTTTTTAATCTGGCAGTAGAAATTAGACCAAATTATGCTGAAGCCTATTATCATCGGGCGAATGCTCGTTATTGTCTAGCAGATTTTGCAGGCGCGATCACCGATTATGACCGGGCATTACAAATAAATCCTACATACGCAGAATATTATTATTGTCGAGGTAATACATATTTGGCTCAAGGTGACTATGACCGAGCCATCGCTGACTATATCAGCACTATCGAGTTTGACCCTCTGTTAGCTAGTAATATTAATGAAGATATTGCCCACGCCTATTATTATCGGGGTGTGCAGAATAGCGATCGCGGCAATTATCAAGAAGCGATCACAGATTTACAGCAAGCTTTACAATGGCATCCTTATTTTGCCCCGGCTTACAGCATTCGCGGGAATATTTATTACAACTTGGGAGAATATTGTCAAGCCATCACCGACCACGAACGAGCAGTACAATTAGACCCCAACCTAGCAGAAGCATACCAAAACAGAGGTAATGCTCACTACGCCTTGGGAGCTTATCAAAAAGCGATCGCCGATTACAACCGCACAATAGAAATTAATCCCAACCAAATGGGAGCCTATTATAATCGCGGCGTAATCAGTTTTTGTCTCAACGATTATGAGCAAGCCTTCGCTGATTTCAACCAAGTCTTAAAGTTCAATCCCAAAGATGCGCAAGCCTATTATCAACGGGGACTAATCCACGAGGCTAGGCAAGATTACCACAGCGCATTGGCAGACTATAACCAAGCACTACAACTCAACCCAGAACTAGCAATAGTCTATGGTGTACGTGCTAATATTTACCGTCAACTAGGAGACTATCCTAGCGCCTTAGCAGATAGTAATCGCTTACTGGAATTACAACCCAACTCCGCCGCCGGATATTGCGATCGCGCTACATCTCGTCGGTGTTTAGGCGATTATCGCGGCGCAATTGTCGATTATAATCAGGCATTACAAATTAATCCGAATATTGCTGAGGCTTATTACGGTCGAGCTATTACCCATGAGGCCTTACAAGATTTGATTGGGGCTATAGCAGATTATACCCAGGCAATCCGCATATCTCCTGATTATGCCCCAGCTTATTGTAATCGCGGCAATGCCCGTCGCCAGTTGGGAGATGCTAAGGGAGGGTTAACAGACTACAATCAAGCTTTAAGTATCAATCCTCAACTGAGCGAAGCCTACTATAATCGAGGTTCCCTGCACTACGACCAAAAAAACTATCGCAGCGCGATCGCCGATTACACCCAAGCTTTGCAGATCAAACCAGAAAATGCCACTTATTATAGCGATCGCGCCCACGCCCGTTATGCCCTGGAAGACTATCATGGAGCAGTAGCAGATTATACTCAAGCGATTGCCATTAACTCCAGTTACGCAGAAGACTGGTATAACCGTGGTCGTAGCTATTTACTCTTAGGGTATTTAGAAGAAGCACTAGCTGACCTCAACCAAGCCCTCAAATTTCAACCCCACTGGGCTTCAGCCTACCTCCTACGAGCCGATATTCTCCGCAATCGAGGAGACTATCAAGCGGCGATCGCTGACTTCCAAAAATCTGCTGACCTTTATGCTCAAGAAGGCAACATGCAAAATCACCATCAAATTCAGGAAATCATCGCTGGAATGAAATAA
- a CDS encoding transposase, with protein sequence MRFTKLSYCQYLLSSHINYTITNLAEHLESISHDAINYYLRREKLTPRLLWDNVKEVVEPDDNGYIIFDDSVLDKRYSEEIEIVRRQYSGNEHGVLKGIGVVSCLYVNPTLQRFWVIDYRIFNPDVDGKTKIDHVKDMLQSLVYHKLLPFDTVLMDTWYAVHSLMLYIDSLDKIYYCPLKNNRLVDDTFGQEKYKRIELLEWHQEELECGKIIKIKGFPANKKVKLFRVTVSTNRTDYVATNDLSQSSTDVVQKVCKIRWKIEEFHREIKQLTGIESCQCRKARLQRNHIACAMLVWVRLKNLAYGTGQTIYQIKHNLLSNYGSCVGFMVRH encoded by the coding sequence ATGAGATTTACTAAACTTAGTTACTGCCAATATTTATTAAGTAGTCACATTAATTATACAATTACCAATTTAGCAGAGCATTTAGAGAGTATTAGTCATGATGCAATTAACTATTATTTGAGAAGAGAAAAATTAACACCTCGTTTACTATGGGATAACGTGAAAGAAGTAGTTGAGCCTGATGACAATGGTTACATAATATTTGATGATAGCGTTTTAGATAAAAGGTATTCCGAAGAAATAGAAATAGTCAGGAGACAATATAGTGGTAATGAGCATGGTGTCCTGAAAGGCATTGGTGTAGTTAGTTGCTTGTATGTCAACCCTACACTTCAAAGATTTTGGGTCATAGATTATCGAATTTTTAATCCTGATGTCGATGGTAAAACCAAGATAGACCATGTGAAAGACATGCTTCAAAGTCTTGTGTATCATAAGCTTTTACCATTTGATACTGTTTTGATGGATACATGGTATGCGGTACACAGTCTTATGCTATATATTGATAGCTTAGACAAAATTTATTATTGCCCTTTAAAAAATAATCGTTTAGTTGATGATACATTTGGTCAAGAAAAATATAAACGAATTGAATTATTAGAATGGCACCAAGAAGAATTAGAGTGTGGTAAAATAATAAAAATTAAAGGGTTCCCAGCTAATAAAAAAGTGAAACTATTCCGAGTTACTGTTTCTACCAACAGAACGGATTATGTCGCCACTAACGATTTATCTCAAAGTTCTACGGATGTTGTACAAAAGGTGTGTAAAATTCGTTGGAAAATAGAGGAGTTTCACAGAGAAATTAAACAACTAACTGGCATTGAATCTTGTCAGTGTCGAAAAGCTAGACTCCAAAGAAATCATATTGCTTGTGCAATGTTGGTTTGGGTTAGGTTAAAGAATTTAGCCTATGGGACTGGCCAAACTATCTATCAAATTAAGCATAACTTGCTTTCTAATTATGGCTCTTGCGTTGGTTTTATGGTAAGGCATTAA
- a CDS encoding cytochrome P450: MQLPKGPQTPLFIQVLRWVFSPMSFMEECAQRYGDIFGIRLAKDVPPILFLSNPKDIQQILTNDTNQLEAPGEWNDLFKPLLGSYSVITLSGEEHQRQRQLLMPPIHGERMRGYGQVITDVTEKVINQYQIDQPFNIRSATQAITLRVIMQAVFGLHDSPRAKKLQHLLSELLEKGSSPLSVAFLYFPALQRDFGPINLWGEQMRLQQQVDELIYQEIQERQENPDSLRTDILSLLMDAKDAEGQSMTDVELRDELMTLLIAGHETTATALAWAMYWVHKVPAVKEKLLQELDNLGDNPDSNTIFKLPYLSAVCSETLRIYPVAMLTFARRVKTTISLGGYELPPGTPVIGSIYLTHQREDLYPQPKKFKPERFLEKQFSPYEYLPFGGGARRCLGLAFAQWEMKLALAKILSSYELELVNRREVRPKRRGLVTGPDHPIEMVIKGKRQIKPRSLERVGSAE; the protein is encoded by the coding sequence ATGCAGCTACCAAAAGGCCCTCAAACTCCCCTTTTTATTCAAGTATTGCGTTGGGTTTTTAGTCCTATGTCATTCATGGAAGAATGCGCCCAACGCTATGGAGATATTTTCGGCATCAGACTAGCTAAAGACGTACCGCCAATATTATTTCTCAGCAACCCCAAAGATATCCAGCAGATTTTAACCAACGATACCAACCAACTAGAAGCACCCGGAGAATGGAATGATTTATTTAAACCTCTACTGGGTAGCTACTCTGTAATTACCCTCTCTGGTGAAGAACACCAACGCCAACGCCAGTTATTAATGCCTCCCATTCATGGGGAAAGGATGCGAGGCTACGGTCAGGTAATTACTGATGTCACCGAAAAAGTTATCAACCAATATCAGATAGACCAACCCTTTAACATTCGGTCTGCTACTCAAGCTATCACCTTAAGGGTAATTATGCAGGCCGTGTTTGGACTACATGACAGCCCTCGTGCCAAAAAACTACAGCACCTCTTATCTGAACTTCTAGAAAAGGGTAGTTCTCCCTTGAGTGTGGCATTTCTTTATTTCCCGGCATTGCAAAGAGACTTTGGCCCGATTAATCTTTGGGGAGAACAGATGCGACTGCAACAGCAAGTCGATGAACTCATTTACCAGGAAATTCAGGAACGCCAAGAAAACCCAGACTCATTGCGTACCGATATTCTTAGCCTACTCATGGATGCAAAGGATGCAGAAGGTCAGTCTATGACCGATGTCGAGTTACGTGATGAATTGATGACACTGTTGATAGCAGGCCACGAAACCACCGCCACAGCTTTAGCTTGGGCTATGTACTGGGTTCATAAAGTACCCGCAGTTAAGGAAAAATTATTACAAGAACTAGATAATTTAGGAGATAACCCAGACTCCAATACAATTTTCAAATTACCTTACCTGAGTGCTGTTTGTTCAGAAACTTTGCGAATTTATCCTGTAGCGATGCTGACCTTTGCCCGCAGAGTGAAAACAACCATATCATTGGGTGGTTATGAACTCCCACCCGGTACACCAGTCATTGGTTCCATTTACTTAACCCACCAACGCGAAGATTTATATCCCCAACCGAAGAAATTTAAGCCAGAGCGCTTTTTAGAAAAGCAATTTTCACCCTATGAGTATCTCCCCTTCGGTGGTGGTGCAAGGCGCTGTCTTGGTCTAGCCTTTGCTCAGTGGGAAATGAAATTAGCACTTGCAAAAATCTTGAGTAGTTACGAATTAGAGTTAGTTAATCGTAGAGAAGTCCGACCTAAGCGTCGTGGTTTAGTCACAGGCCCAGACCATCCTATTGAAATGGTAATTAAAGGTAAGCGGCAAATTAAGCCCCGGAGTTTGGAGAGAGTAGGGAGTGCTGAGTGA
- the rpiA gene encoding ribose-5-phosphate isomerase RpiA, whose amino-acid sequence MTVSADPVTLMKQEVGKAAAALVKSGSIVGLGTGSTTAYTIQYLGDRLKSGELTDIVGIPTSFQSEVLAKQYGVPLTTLDAVDHIDIAIDGADEVDPHKNLIKGGGAAHTREKVVDYLANQFVVVVDSGKLVDRLGAVFAVPVEVIPMAITPVTNAIKQLGGKPELRMGVKKAGPVITDQGNFVLDVRFDSIDDPVNLEKTLNNIPGVLENGIFVNCADIVLVGEVKDGQPLVRQL is encoded by the coding sequence ATGACCGTTTCAGCAGACCCCGTGACTTTGATGAAGCAAGAAGTGGGTAAAGCCGCAGCCGCCTTAGTAAAATCCGGCTCGATTGTCGGATTAGGTACAGGGTCAACGACAGCTTACACAATTCAGTATTTAGGCGATCGCCTCAAGTCTGGTGAACTGACAGATATCGTCGGTATTCCTACCTCATTTCAGTCAGAAGTACTGGCCAAGCAATACGGCGTTCCTCTTACCACCCTTGACGCTGTTGATCATATTGATATTGCCATTGATGGAGCTGATGAAGTTGACCCCCATAAAAACCTCATTAAAGGTGGTGGTGCAGCGCACACCCGCGAAAAAGTAGTTGATTATTTAGCCAATCAATTCGTTGTCGTTGTAGACAGTGGTAAATTAGTAGACCGCTTAGGTGCTGTGTTTGCAGTACCAGTAGAAGTGATCCCAATGGCAATTACCCCAGTTACCAATGCAATTAAGCAACTAGGTGGTAAACCAGAACTGCGAATGGGTGTTAAAAAAGCCGGCCCAGTCATCACCGACCAAGGAAACTTTGTCTTAGATGTCCGTTTTGACTCAATTGACGACCCAGTGAACTTAGAAAAAACCTTAAATAATATTCCTGGGGTTTTAGAGAACGGTATTTTCGTCAACTGTGCAGACATAGTATTAGTAGGCGAAGTCAAAGACGGTCAACCATTAGTACGACAGCTATAG
- a CDS encoding amidohydrolase, producing MSFTIKNVLLATDDGYTTTDVQVVDGKIAAIAPNLEVVGNPIDGQNKLLLPGFVNAHTHSSEMWQRGVMSAYPLELWLAELYDFAPIDTEKVYLSALGTAVETLLSGGTSVVDHLVLIPGQELETIACAVRAYKEVGIRAFVAPLIQDESLTAGLPSGESSQTHEPFFRSTQATLDLIEEAVKQYHRPEEGINILVAPTGIQLCTDALFEGCIELSDRYNLCRHSHLLETKAQEKLAQEKYGYSAVTHLKQIGYLGDRTSLAHCVWLNDADIAILAETQSTVVHNPLSNLRLGSGIAPILKYRQAGINVTFGCDGASSNDSQDLLEAIKIGSILHNVTDFDYRQWITPIQAVEMASLGGVKGLNLADKLGSITVGKQADLVMYDLTNLSLLPRTDPIGLLVLGRPSNVVNSAWVNGKQIVANHQVTTINFDKLREELFNLSEWVNKRQSQTVEQIEQHYRTVMGLI from the coding sequence ATGAGTTTTACTATCAAAAATGTTTTGCTGGCTACTGATGATGGGTATACCACTACTGATGTGCAGGTAGTAGACGGTAAAATCGCCGCCATTGCCCCTAATTTAGAGGTTGTGGGGAATCCTATTGATGGTCAAAATAAGCTGTTACTGCCCGGTTTCGTCAACGCCCACACGCATTCATCGGAGATGTGGCAAAGAGGGGTAATGTCTGCTTATCCGTTGGAGTTATGGCTGGCGGAACTGTATGATTTTGCCCCGATAGATACAGAGAAGGTTTATCTCAGCGCCTTGGGTACGGCTGTGGAAACTTTACTTTCCGGGGGAACAAGTGTAGTTGATCATCTGGTGTTGATTCCTGGGCAAGAATTGGAAACTATCGCCTGTGCAGTCCGCGCTTACAAAGAGGTGGGGATACGGGCGTTTGTAGCCCCCTTAATTCAAGATGAATCCCTCACAGCCGGGCTACCCTCTGGGGAGTCTAGCCAAACCCATGAACCTTTTTTCCGTTCTACACAAGCCACTTTAGACTTGATAGAGGAAGCGGTGAAACAGTACCATCGTCCAGAGGAAGGTATAAATATTTTAGTTGCACCTACTGGGATTCAGTTGTGTACTGATGCTTTATTTGAGGGGTGTATTGAGTTAAGCGATCGCTATAATTTATGTCGTCACTCTCATTTATTAGAAACCAAAGCTCAAGAAAAACTCGCCCAGGAAAAATACGGTTATAGTGCTGTTACCCATCTTAAACAGATTGGTTATTTAGGCGATCGCACTTCCTTGGCACATTGTGTCTGGTTAAATGATGCCGATATCGCCATCCTTGCCGAAACTCAATCTACAGTCGTTCACAACCCCTTGAGTAATTTACGCTTAGGTAGTGGTATCGCCCCTATTTTAAAATATCGCCAAGCAGGGATAAATGTTACTTTTGGTTGTGATGGTGCTTCGAGTAATGATTCCCAAGATTTGTTAGAAGCCATCAAAATTGGTTCTATTTTACATAACGTTACCGACTTCGATTATCGTCAATGGATTACACCTATACAAGCAGTAGAAATGGCATCTTTAGGTGGCGTTAAAGGATTAAATCTAGCTGACAAACTCGGTTCTATCACTGTAGGCAAACAAGCCGATTTAGTCATGTATGACCTCACCAATTTATCATTACTGCCCCGTACAGATCCCATTGGTTTATTAGTATTAGGTCGTCCTAGCAATGTTGTTAATAGTGCTTGGGTCAATGGCAAACAAATTGTCGCCAATCATCAAGTAACGACAATCAACTTTGATAAATTGCGAGAAGAACTATTTAATTTGAGTGAATGGGTTAATAAACGCCAATCTCAAACCGTCGAGCAAATTGAGCAACATTACCGTACAGTTATGGGTTTAATTTAA
- a CDS encoding cysteine hydrolase family protein, with amino-acid sequence MDQSLRTLGIAPNAWMVNQAIADITRPQKTPQPVILSTQTKTLRLDLAKTAVLVIDMQNDFCHPDGWLAHIGVDVTPARKPIEPLNILLPQLRAVGVPVIWLNWGNRADLANIYANVLHVYNPTGDGVGLGDRLPKNGARVLMAGSWAAAVVDELQPLPEDILVDKYRMSGFWDTPLDSILRNLGITTLLFTGVNADQCVMTTLSDANFLGYDCILLQDCTATTSPDYCWLATLYNVKQCFGFVSDSQAIFTALNHPDITGGDK; translated from the coding sequence ATGGATCAGTCTTTACGCACATTAGGTATAGCACCGAATGCTTGGATGGTGAATCAAGCGATCGCAGATATCACTCGTCCGCAAAAGACCCCACAACCTGTTATATTATCAACCCAAACCAAAACTCTACGCCTAGACTTGGCAAAAACCGCCGTCCTCGTCATTGATATGCAAAACGACTTCTGTCACCCTGATGGTTGGTTGGCGCATATTGGCGTAGATGTGACACCAGCCCGTAAACCTATCGAACCTTTAAATATTTTACTGCCCCAATTGCGTGCGGTTGGTGTGCCTGTAATTTGGTTGAATTGGGGTAATCGTGCCGACTTAGCAAATATTTACGCCAATGTGCTTCATGTTTACAATCCTACAGGGGATGGGGTGGGGTTAGGCGATCGCTTACCTAAAAACGGTGCTAGAGTACTTATGGCAGGTAGTTGGGCGGCCGCAGTCGTAGACGAACTCCAGCCATTACCAGAAGATATTCTTGTGGACAAGTACCGTATGAGTGGCTTCTGGGATACGCCTTTAGATAGTATTTTACGAAACCTGGGAATTACCACATTATTATTTACTGGAGTCAACGCTGATCAATGCGTCATGACTACCCTATCTGATGCCAACTTCCTGGGTTATGACTGCATTTTATTACAAGATTGCACTGCTACAACTTCTCCCGATTATTGTTGGTTAGCGACGTTATATAACGTCAAACAATGCTTTGGTTTTGTGAGTGATTCTCAAGCAATTTTCACAGCCCTCAATCATCCTGACATTACAGGAGGGGATAAATAA
- the hemH gene encoding ferrochelatase → MGRVGVLLLNLGGPDKLEDVSPFLFNLFSDPEIIRLPFKWLQKPLAWFIASRRTKTSQENYKQIGGGSPLRRITEAQGEALKEQLHQLGHEANIYVGMRYWHPYTEEAIALIAQDNIDNLVILPLYPQFSISTSGSSFRLLERLWQEDPNLQRLEYTVIPSWYKQPNYLKSMAELIRQELDQFPNPDEVHVFFSAHGVPKSYVEEAGDPYQQEIEECTALIMQTLNRPNAHTLAYQSRVGPVEWLQPYTEDALKELGAQGVKDLVVVPISFVSEHIETLQEIDIEYREIAEEAGIHNFRRVPAPNTHPLFIRALADLVIDALNQPSFKLSQAAQMKKRVKMYPPESWEWGMTTSAEVWNGRIAMLGFIALMIELITGHGLLHMVGLLQ, encoded by the coding sequence ATGGGTCGTGTAGGCGTATTATTACTCAATCTCGGTGGCCCCGATAAGCTGGAGGATGTAAGCCCGTTTTTATTTAACCTATTTTCTGATCCAGAAATTATACGCCTGCCATTTAAATGGTTGCAAAAACCCCTGGCTTGGTTTATTGCATCTCGGCGCACTAAGACTTCTCAAGAAAACTATAAGCAAATAGGTGGTGGTTCTCCACTGCGGCGAATTACGGAAGCCCAAGGAGAAGCTTTAAAAGAACAGTTGCACCAATTAGGACACGAAGCCAATATTTATGTAGGAATGCGTTATTGGCATCCTTACACTGAGGAAGCGATCGCTCTCATAGCTCAAGACAACATCGATAATTTAGTTATTCTGCCCTTATATCCCCAATTTTCCATAAGCACCAGTGGTTCTAGTTTCCGTTTATTAGAAAGACTGTGGCAAGAAGACCCCAATCTACAACGTCTTGAATATACTGTAATTCCCTCCTGGTACAAACAGCCAAATTATTTAAAATCAATGGCGGAACTCATCAGGCAAGAATTAGACCAGTTCCCCAATCCTGATGAGGTTCATGTCTTTTTCAGCGCCCACGGTGTACCCAAAAGCTATGTAGAAGAAGCTGGCGACCCCTACCAACAGGAAATCGAGGAATGTACTGCATTAATTATGCAAACCCTCAATCGTCCAAATGCTCATACCTTAGCTTACCAGAGTCGCGTCGGCCCTGTTGAATGGCTACAACCATATACTGAAGATGCGCTCAAAGAACTAGGGGCGCAAGGTGTGAAAGATTTAGTAGTTGTACCTATTAGTTTCGTCTCCGAACATATCGAGACGTTACAAGAAATTGACATTGAGTATCGAGAAATAGCCGAGGAAGCAGGAATACACAACTTCCGGCGTGTACCCGCACCTAATACCCATCCGTTATTTATTCGCGCTTTGGCAGACTTGGTAATTGATGCACTCAATCAACCCAGTTTTAAACTTTCCCAAGCCGCCCAAATGAAGAAACGGGTGAAAATGTATCCTCCAGAAAGTTGGGAATGGGGTATGACAACTAGCGCTGAAGTATGGAATGGACGGATTGCTATGCTAGGTTTTATTGCTCTGATGATCGAGCTGATTACAGGTCATGGTCTACTACATATGGTAGGACTTTTGCAGTGA
- a CDS encoding DUF4126 domain-containing protein has product MIEILATLSASAAAGMRIAIPLLIMGLLQGSNYWSNVPVLSNISAPFLLGCLISWSLVELFASKRLWGQRILQIIQLFLSPLVGAIMGLAVVSATTTPNWLIILIGSSLALVLQLVQVGWFYRLRGLPLWAVFLQDMLCVALVLFAFDAPWQGGVIALILLWFAVRSAKEWYQWYHNRL; this is encoded by the coding sequence ATGATTGAAATCCTAGCGACGCTTTCTGCCTCTGCGGCAGCAGGCATGAGAATAGCTATACCCTTATTAATTATGGGATTATTGCAGGGGAGTAACTACTGGTCAAACGTGCCTGTTTTATCCAATATTTCCGCACCTTTTCTGTTAGGTTGCTTAATCAGTTGGTCATTAGTAGAATTGTTTGCTTCCAAAAGACTATGGGGTCAAAGAATTTTACAAATAATTCAGTTATTCTTATCTCCCCTTGTAGGGGCAATTATGGGTTTGGCGGTGGTTTCAGCTACCACAACCCCCAATTGGCTAATTATTTTAATAGGAAGTTCACTAGCCTTAGTTCTTCAGTTAGTGCAAGTCGGCTGGTTTTATCGCCTGCGTGGTTTGCCACTGTGGGCTGTTTTTCTACAAGATATGCTATGTGTGGCTTTAGTGCTTTTTGCCTTTGATGCTCCCTGGCAAGGAGGAGTTATTGCTTTAATCCTGCTGTGGTTTGCAGTTCGCAGTGCTAAAGAGTGGTATCAATGGTATCACAATAGATTGTAG
- a CDS encoding class I SAM-dependent methyltransferase gives MATIFRDLSYRYQWLYDSISRVAALSVGGEGKFRKLALQDLTIQQNTAVLDVCCGSGQATQFLVKYSQNVTGLDASPLSLRRAKQNVPQANYVEAFAEKMPFPDNQFDIVHISAALHEMQPQQLREIVQEIYRVLKPGGVFTLVDFHSPTNPIFWPGLTVFLLLFETETAWQLLKTDLAGLLSKIGFEVNKSTLYAGGSLQVIQANKLSH, from the coding sequence ATGGCAACAATTTTCAGAGACTTAAGTTATCGCTATCAGTGGCTATACGATTCTATATCTCGTGTAGCCGCGCTCAGTGTGGGTGGAGAAGGCAAATTTCGTAAATTAGCCTTGCAAGATTTAACGATACAGCAGAATACTGCCGTACTAGATGTTTGTTGTGGTAGTGGTCAAGCAACGCAATTCTTAGTGAAATATTCACAAAACGTAACAGGTTTGGATGCTTCTCCCTTATCTTTGCGACGAGCAAAGCAGAATGTACCCCAGGCTAATTATGTAGAAGCTTTTGCGGAAAAAATGCCTTTTCCAGACAATCAGTTTGATATAGTGCATATCAGCGCCGCCTTACATGAAATGCAGCCGCAACAATTAAGAGAAATTGTTCAAGAAATTTATCGAGTGTTGAAACCAGGAGGAGTTTTTACCTTGGTAGATTTTCACTCACCTACCAATCCCATATTTTGGCCTGGGTTGACGGTATTTTTACTCCTATTTGAGACAGAGACAGCTTGGCAGTTATTAAAAACTGATTTAGCTGGTTTATTGAGTAAAATTGGTTTTGAAGTGAACAAATCAACCTTGTATGCGGGAGGGAGTTTGCAGGTAATTCAAGCAAATAAACTTAGTCATTAA
- a CDS encoding cupin domain-containing protein, with translation MHATRCVIPVIKSPKDYQVYRISPHDTNRLAIIFDSTNANTSLTCCVEIFDVGGQTPPNRHQWAIEMFFVIKGEGIAICDGKKVAIKAGDSLLVPPTGTHLIKNTGTSRLYTLTIMVPNEDFAELIRSGTLLELDAEDMAVLGRLDALMPL, from the coding sequence ATGCACGCTACTCGTTGTGTAATTCCTGTTATTAAATCGCCGAAGGACTATCAAGTTTATCGTATTAGTCCTCACGATACAAATCGGTTAGCAATTATATTTGATTCCACAAATGCCAACACTTCCTTAACTTGCTGTGTAGAGATTTTTGATGTTGGTGGACAAACACCACCTAATCGCCATCAATGGGCAATAGAAATGTTTTTCGTCATTAAAGGCGAAGGAATTGCTATTTGTGATGGCAAAAAAGTTGCCATTAAAGCCGGAGATAGTTTATTAGTACCCCCTACGGGAACTCATTTAATTAAAAATACAGGCACTTCTCGCTTGTACACATTGACAATTATGGTTCCGAATGAAGACTTTGCCGAATTAATTCGTAGCGGTACACTTTTAGAATTGGATGCAGAAGATATGGCGGTGCTGGGTAGATTAGATGCTTTGATGCCTCTTTAG
- a CDS encoding class I SAM-dependent methyltransferase codes for MLINVCWPALEKLFLPYIPQGTHILDLCCGTGQLVQKLRNRGYQVTGLDGSAQMLQYAKINSPESDFILDDARTFSLPPSFNGIVSASDSLNHLLHLEDITCTFQNVFAALLDGGVFLLDMNLEERFQKAWKGSVGVVEKDYAWIGRANYNEESGRAETTLTVFTQKETSWLRSDMTLRQKYHARANIESALTQAGFTQIQVYDAEKDLSIPGQVGRAYFVCHKPSTKTS; via the coding sequence TTGCTAATTAACGTCTGTTGGCCTGCCCTCGAAAAATTATTTCTGCCCTATATCCCTCAAGGCACGCATATCCTCGACTTGTGCTGTGGCACAGGTCAACTGGTTCAAAAACTGAGAAACAGAGGCTATCAAGTCACCGGTCTCGACGGTTCTGCACAGATGCTGCAATACGCAAAGATTAATTCACCAGAAAGTGACTTCATCCTAGACGATGCCCGTACTTTCTCACTTCCTCCTAGCTTCAACGGCATCGTTTCAGCCTCTGACTCGCTTAACCATCTGCTGCATCTTGAGGATATCACCTGCACTTTTCAAAACGTGTTTGCTGCCCTATTAGATGGTGGCGTTTTTTTGCTGGATATGAACTTGGAAGAACGCTTCCAAAAAGCGTGGAAAGGTTCTGTTGGGGTTGTGGAAAAAGACTATGCCTGGATTGGGCGTGCCAACTATAACGAAGAAAGCGGTAGAGCAGAAACCACACTCACCGTTTTTACCCAGAAGGAAACCTCTTGGCTGCGTTCTGATATGACTTTACGTCAAAAGTACCACGCTAGAGCTAATATCGAGTCGGCTCTCACCCAAGCTGGCTTCACACAAATTCAGGTTTATGACGCTGAGAAAGATTTGAGTATCCCTGGACAAGTAGGCCGAGCATACTTTGTCTGCCACAAACCATCAACTAAAACTAGTTAG